Part of the Spiroplasma turonicum genome, AAAAACCTTCTTATAATGAAAAGATTGCCTTAGTTAAACGAAAATTAACTGATAATAAAATAAAATTTAATGAAGATGCAATAAATTATCTTTTAGAAGTTTTGCCTGATGATATGGGCGTTTTTTCCAATGAAGTTGCAAAATTAATTGAATATAACTCTTTTATCGATATTAATTTAGTAAATATCATAACTGAAAAATATCAAAATTTTGATATTTTTAGTCTTGTTGAAACTATATTAGACAATAATATAGAAGACTTTATTAAAAAATTTAATATTTACGTTAATAATAATAAAGATATTTATGGTTTTTTAGCATTAGTTTTAAATGGATTAACAACATTGCGAAATATTAATATTTGCAAAAAAAATGCAATGTCAGATAACCAAATAATTGATTTATTAAAAATAAACCCTTATAGATTAAAGGTTTTTTCAAACAAAAAAATAAAAGATATATCATTAATTAATGATAAAATTAATTTGTTATATTATTTAGAAAAAAATTTAAAAAGTGGGTTATTTGATAGTAAAATAATTCCAGAACTAACATTCTTAAAAATTTTCAATTAATAGTATCAAAGTAAACTTGGAAGGTAGAGTAAAGTGGAACCAAACAAAATATATAGTGACTTAATAATTAACTTATCTAATGCATTAAAAAATGATGATTTAAAACAAAATAGTTTTAAAGACCCAGAATTAAAGAAGCAATACACTTTATTTGTTGATAATTTATTAGCATTAGAAATTAATCATAGTTGTTTATATAAAGATAAAAAATGAAGTTCAAATTTCGGAAAAACATTAGTTAATTTATATAAAGAAAAAATTAAGTTTATTAAACCAGACAACAAAAAAATTGAAGATATCTTATCTGATCTGATTTTTTTCCAAACATTTTGTTTTAATAATTATAAAATTGAAAGAGAAAAACTAAACGATAACCACGATATAGATGAAGAAATTATAAAATCTTATTCAATATTACCTG contains:
- the holA gene encoding DNA polymerase III subunit delta: MFLIYSNDDYLLNKQTKKIINKLLENEYYEVLRYSLIDSNINEIYEEINTISLFNEKKIIIIEDCYFLTEKKIKLHQSFDVDIIKKIISQKNINQLIFTLNSETYSKRLKISKEFELSCKILEVKKPSYNEKIALVKRKLTDNKIKFNEDAINYLLEVLPDDMGVFSNEVAKLIEYNSFIDINLVNIITEKYQNFDIFSLVETILDNNIEDFIKKFNIYVNNNKDIYGFLALVLNGLTTLRNINICKKNAMSDNQIIDLLKINPYRLKVFSNKKIKDISLINDKINLLYYLEKNLKSGLFDSKIIPELTFLKIFN